TGGCCGGCCGCCAGATGCCGCAGCACCTCTCTCTCGCGTTCGCTCAAGGACAGCGTCTGTGGAATCTCCGCGGACTCGGACCGCGGCGAGGCGGCGGCCGGGTTGAGCTCATGGCGCGCCTGTTCCACCGGAGCAGACACGACCATGTGGAGCTCGTTCACGAGCCGGCGCACCTTGGCAAGGGCGGTGATGTCGCGGAACAGATGTGCGCGCAGGAAGCGTGACCTTTTGCGAGTCGGCACCGGAAACGAACTGACGTTGATCCACACGCGGCGGCCGGCTTTGGTCTGGGTCCGCATATCGAAATGGCGGACTGCGCCGCCCCGGGCCAGTTGGGCGCCGATCGCGCAGGTGGGCGAGCAGAGGGGATGACCGCCCGGTGCCGTGCCGCAGAGGACTTCATGGCACGGGCGCCCGACGACGTCCCGGGCGCGGAACCCCAGCAGACGCTCGGCGGCTCGATTCCAATAGATGATCGTGCCACGCTCATCGACCACCATCGCCGCATCGGCCGCCCGTTCGAGCATGGCGGTAAGCAGCTTCATGGGCAGCCCTCACCACTAGCTGTGGGTGAGCAAGGATAGTGCCACCTCAAGAAGATGACGGGTCTCGCGACTCGCTGGCCCATAATTCCCTTAATTTCTTCGGTCCTCATTGCCTGAACCAAGCCCGGACGGCTGTTCGGTGTTGGCTACCAGCTATTGGCGTTTGGCGAGGATGGGGAGTCCTGGGACAGGCGATCGAACGGACTCTGTGGCGGAACGCGACAAAGAATAAGTGGATGTTGGGAAAGCAAACCTGTCGCTGGGATCCCGAACGCCTGCGAGAAAGCCGAACTCTTGGAAATCGGCAAAGGGATAGCAGAGCGACACCCGACGGCATGTATCTTGTAGTCAGATCGGTCGTGAAGAAGGGGAGGGCACCGGCTCGCGATCAAGCAGGCTGGAGCCGTTCCTAGAGCCGTGGTCATCGATGGAGGAATGAGATGCAGGACGACAAACCCTCGGGGTTTCACCGGCTCATGGTTGCCCAAGTCATGGAGACGCAGGTCCAAGTGGCGCACCCGCAGACGAAAGCCGATGTCATCGCCTCGATGATGATCGAAGGGTTCGGCGCCGTGCCGGTCGTGGATGACCAAAAGCGGTTGATCGGCATCGTGAGCGAGCACGACCTGCTGGTTTCGCTCGACCGGAAGCAGAAGTGGAGCGAGGTGACGGCGCAGGACGTGATGGCGCGCAATCCGTACTCGGTTCGTCCGGAGATGGACATCGCGACGTTGGTCCACGTGCTGCGCGCCAGCGGCCTGATCCGCGTGCCGGTCGTCGATGTCCACGACAAGCTGATCGGCATCGTGGCCCGGCGGGACGTGCTGCGCGCCTATCTGAGCGACGGGTCCGCCACGCGCGCTTCGGCAAAGGGGGCATGATGCGCAAGAGCGAATTCATCGATTGGGCGTGCGATCCGGCAACCCTAACGGCGGCGCAACTCATGCAGGACGCGCTATTCACCTGCACGCCCCGTACGGATGTCCTGTCGATCGTCCGCATCATGACCAAGTGGAACTTCGGCAGCCTGCCCGTTGTAGAAGAAGACCGGACGCTGGTCGGGTTGGTGAGCGAGTATGACGTGCTCCAGGCGGTGATCGAGGGGAGGGATTTGCGGAAAATCTCGGCGGCGGACATTATGACTCGGCAGGTCCTCTCCGTGACCGAGGACATGAATTTGGTCCAGATCGCCAATCTTTTCCAGGATCGGTATGTCACTCGGCTCCCGGTGGTACGGGACAAAAAACTCGTGGGGCTCGTGGCCAGGCGGGACCTGCTGTTCGGTTATGCGAAGGCCTGCCAGTACTGGTCCTGACTCGAAGCTCATGAAGAAACGTCGGATAAAACTCCCGATCAGGCTCAAGGCCAAGCCGACAAAGCCGCACAGCACCAAAAAAGGCGCACGAGGCTACAGTCGCACGGAAGCAAAAGCGCTGCTGCGGGAAGAAGCGAGACAAGCCGAGGATCAAGGTCGAAACGGGTGATCGTCTGTTCACCCGAGGAGAGAGAAGGAGGGATCGCGATGGCAAAGAAAGAAATGGCGAAGAAAGAGAAGGAGTCGAAGGCGCTGGTTCCCAAGCGGCCGGCCGAGCTTGTCCCCAGATGGGAAGACATCGACCGGTGGTTCGATCGCATGGCTGAAGAGTTCTGGCGACACCCGTTCCCGAGTCTATTCAGGCCGGAGCGCTGGTGGCCCGAATCGCTGGTCCCGCTGCGAGCGCCCTCGATCGATGTCTATGAGGGGAAGGATGAGGTCGTGGTCAAGGCCGATGTGCCGGGCATGGTCAAGGAGGACATTGAAGTCACACTCTCGGGCGAAACCTTGACCATCAAGGGAGAAAAGAAAGAGGAGAAAGAAGTCAAGGAACAGGATTATCGCCGCCGGGAACGGTCTTACGGAGCCTTCGTCCGGAGCGTGGCGTTGCCGTGCGAGGTGAAACCCGAGGAGATCAAGGCGTCGCTCAAGGAAGGGGTGCTGGAGATTCACCTGCCCAAGACGGAAGAGGCCAAGAGAAAGGCGATCACCGTAAAGATCGATTGAACCGTCTACGGTTCTCGGGCCCTGGACGCTTTCGACATTTTCGAGGCCACGGACAACGAAGCGGCCACCACGGTCGCATGACTCGTCCGATCCCTCGGGCATGTGACGGCGGAAACCTGGCTTGCCATGCCGTGGGATCGTTTCAAGACGATCACCAAGTCACTGAAGGAAGCGCGTGAAGTGGAGGAGGAATAGCATGATCGGAAGCGG
The DNA window shown above is from Nitrospirota bacterium and carries:
- a CDS encoding Hsp20/alpha crystallin family protein; protein product: MAKKEMAKKEKESKALVPKRPAELVPRWEDIDRWFDRMAEEFWRHPFPSLFRPERWWPESLVPLRAPSIDVYEGKDEVVVKADVPGMVKEDIEVTLSGETLTIKGEKKEEKEVKEQDYRRRERSYGAFVRSVALPCEVKPEEIKASLKEGVLEIHLPKTEEAKRKAITVKID
- a CDS encoding CBS domain-containing protein codes for the protein MMRKSEFIDWACDPATLTAAQLMQDALFTCTPRTDVLSIVRIMTKWNFGSLPVVEEDRTLVGLVSEYDVLQAVIEGRDLRKISAADIMTRQVLSVTEDMNLVQIANLFQDRYVTRLPVVRDKKLVGLVARRDLLFGYAKACQYWS
- a CDS encoding CBS domain-containing protein: MQDDKPSGFHRLMVAQVMETQVQVAHPQTKADVIASMMIEGFGAVPVVDDQKRLIGIVSEHDLLVSLDRKQKWSEVTAQDVMARNPYSVRPEMDIATLVHVLRASGLIRVPVVDVHDKLIGIVARRDVLRAYLSDGSATRASAKGA
- a CDS encoding LuxR C-terminal-related transcriptional regulator, producing the protein MKLLTAMLERAADAAMVVDERGTIIYWNRAAERLLGFRARDVVGRPCHEVLCGTAPGGHPLCSPTCAIGAQLARGGAVRHFDMRTQTKAGRRVWINVSSFPVPTRKRSRFLRAHLFRDITALAKVRRLVNELHMVVSAPVEQARHELNPAAASPRSESAEIPQTLSLSEREREVLRHLAAGHTTRQIADVLCISTATVRNHIQHILAKLGAHTRLEALAIAYHPGSPPA